The Liolophura sinensis isolate JHLJ2023 chromosome 6, CUHK_Ljap_v2, whole genome shotgun sequence genomic sequence CCAATGAAAAGCTCTTGAGAACGCAGTTAAACATCCATCaagaaaataagtttaaaaatcatttgaatGCTGTTATGCTCAAGATACAGTTCTCTTATAAGGCTCCGGCCAGTTTTTTGATAGGATGAAGCTGGACAGAtctgggagaaaaccggactgAGGACGATCTCATAGGAAAACCGGATAGATCCGAGGAAAAACCGAATAGAATCCCGGAGAAGACCAGACCAGTGGATAGATCccggagaaaaccggacagagggtAGATCTAGCAGGAAATCCAACAAATCTTGGAGGAAGTTGGAGAGAGCCATAGATCCCGGAGAAGACCGGACAGACGACACATGCTGAAGAAGACAGGACAGATCGAGGAAAAACGCCTCGTCCGGTACCTGGCAGGTCTCAGGCAGAATGTGGAGAAAGGACAAGATAGTAATAAGGTTGCTTTTCCAGATGTAATTCCCAGACGCTTAAATTGAGACTTGTGGATATATTCCTCCACATTTCACTGGTAGTATTAGTATTATCATAGACcggtcaaaataaataaataatttacttcattaataaaataatattttatttcattattaaactTCCTCATAACtgtttaaaatgtcattttgtatgTAAGCAAAAACTTTATTCATGTGACAAACACACATTCAAACGGAGCGATaaagcaatttgtttttttttttatttgtttttttttttttgcttgttgttgttttttactATTGGTAGTTTGAAACGCAAATTGTCGGCAATGCTCGACTGTTTGTACGTTGAAACTGATGTAACAAAAGAAGCTAACAGCACACCATTTCTGTGTCGAAGGACAAAGTGGATTGAGTCTAAATCTACTAAAACCATCTTCTTCAATCACTTCCCACTGGTCAATATATAATAAAGCCTCATCGGATTGCAGAGCAATATTTCTATATCCAAGTAGAACATAGGGACAGATTGCTGGATCCCGAGAAAATCTGATCAGCTCAGAAGAAATGGAATTTATCTGTTAACATGGTTGGGATGGTTTAAAGAGTTGAAGGAGTCGGTGAAGTCGGCATGTTTCTGCAGATTTCAGGGAATATAGCACATCAATCACATCCATGGCATTCTACGTTAACCACTAGTCTCAGAAAATGCCCCTTAATGACAGGGTCCGTTATTTGTCGGCTCCTCCGTACTTCCTGCATCTATTTCCTTCTCACACAATTTACTTAATGGAAGTGGTCGTTTTGCGATACTCAGCGACGAACGATGTCACGACAATGTCTACCCGTGGGTAGTGACGGCATCCATATCGGAGTGGATGGTGGAACTATCCGCTGACCACTCCCTCCTCACCCCCTCGCCTCACGCACAGTTACCGGACTTGTCCTTTACACTAAATGTGCGCCCCTGAGCTTTTTTACTCATGTGCTAGGTGCTGAGCGATTCATGTCAAATCCAGCTCCACAAACAAAAATCTTTCATGTATAGTTCTGCTGATCATATGAACAGTACATCCTGTCTTTTGTCTGCGATGCCTTGGTAAATAACACTTCTATTTTAAGCCATCAGGTCCAACAGGTCATCTGGgcaaaaaaaccccccaaaaatgaCTGGAGACATCTTTACACCATAATGGGCATTTTCCAGCTATGTCAGTTTGGCTTCTCAGTTTGGTATAAACCTCCTCATAAAAGGAGTATGTTCTTTACTGcccaaaatgtgcattttttccATAAGAATGGTTTCTATGATAACTTTATTATGAATTGGACTGGATTTACATCGGGTAAATCGTATGTATGACTGAACAATAAATCGTTCaccaaaaaacaattaaatagtAAATcgcaattttgtttttctttgtaattcCATCTCAACCTTCCCGTCCTGTTTTAGTGAAGGTTGCATACATAATACCTGTTGTTTATaaatttctgtgtttattttaaataagGAGGAATTATTGCAGCCTTCATACAACAGCAAAACTACGGGAATATAAGAACGAAGATCTATCTTAATATGTAACCTTATGAATCAAGATGACGATTTCATCGAAAACCATTGCAGTGGATTGGAAGtaaatttgtattttgaaaCCCCTTTTAAATTCTGTTTGAAAACTGATCCAGCAGTTGTGGCAAATGGAATTCTTCTCGATTAAAATAATGGACTGGAAGTTTAGTCACGGGGTGATCTTCTACAATAACAGAACACTCACAGCTGTTAAGGCGCAAATATTCGGCTATTACAGATGTTAAGGCGCCAATACCCAGCTACTAACTACGTTTACATTATCAGCAAATCTCTACACCATATAGTATGGAGTAGAAAAATTCTGTAATTTAGAttttcttcaatcttttttttttgtttgttcggTTTATTTATAAAGAAAATACCCCATTTCGTCGAAATTACCCTTTGAGTGTACGTAACAAACCCTAGCCCCAATGCTGACAGTTAAATTATCCCAAATAAAAGATATGGGCCTAAGCTTTTACAGCTATTTAAGTAACTGATTAAAGACATGATAGGTAGAGATGAACACGTTTGAATTCTTGCTTACCAAAGACAATAACTGTCACACTTGCTTGCGTGAGTTTGTCCATTAATATCTGCCCATATGTACCAATGTGGACCGTACTCTTTAATCTATCACAGAAAGTGTGTGCACTTGAAATACGGGTTGGTCATAGATGTAcgcccatatacatgtaaactgaacTGCTTTCTACTCCCACGAGTCTTAACTGATGAGAACTGTCATGTGATGgcatatagtaggcctacagttaTACCAAACAATGCCTGCTTGGAGTCGACGCAGTCATGGCCTAGTATTGACTCACCATATATAGCCTACATAAACGACCACTGTTAATGAGACAAGAGCTTACATGGACACGGTAGATAGGTCAGTATGACTGACAGACTACTGTGCTTAGCGATTATGTATACACCTTGTTGAGGCAGAATACAGACTTTATTAACATAAGGTCCTGCTTATATACAGTCAAGAGGTTTTACAGCATCAGCATGTCGAGTTCATCAACTCAACGGTGCAATATTTAGTAGGCTACTATAGGCTTTTTGGTTCAGCTTCCAGGTATTCTAATTCAGAAATTTATTTCTCCCAGTTGAATTTGATCGCTTTCTTatggtttaaattttatttgttgttaaacaaaaatgagaCAATCTGAACTTTAGTTTGTTACACAactaatcaatcaatgaatgacCGTGCACCAGAATTCGCGGTAGGAATCCGCTACActcaaagggacataactctgagCAGTTCCTAAGCCACCATAACTCACACTTACAAAATTATTCAGCCTTTAACGCTGTCTTTGAGAGATTCACAAGCTACTCTGGGTATTAATACCTATGTAGGTGAAAAAATATACCTTTGTAGAATTGGTCCTCGATGAGCCTTGAAAGTGGGTAAATAGGTCACATgctgaaatacaaatatttaagaTGACAAGGAAACACGCAAAAACTGAATCTGTTAATTATATCAGAacgtctgttgtctaagtgatgctagaatgtaatgttattgcagcaaattattctgttaaatataacacacatattctattaattcaacataaagagtCTATTAGACtcacaggatattatgttgaatatgatgGAATGTTGTGTTCTAATAACAATaaattctagcattactcagacaacagactttccgttaaaattaacagattaattttttgagtgaaggCGAAAGAATATAAGAATAGATGAAGTTTACAGACACGAATTACACTACTGACCGCTACATCTTTGATTAAAGTCATTATCAAAGTATTTGTATGGGAGATTAATGGTGGTATGTTTGcttttatgtataattttgtgaaaaaaagaaaaatcaccATTGGCGAGGGTAAAATTGAATATTAAATAGCAGAAATGCCATcagtcagatgaaagacaatgTGACCGTATGTATCTTCTCAGCCACGGGGAGGCCTAATGGTAaagcgtctgcctcgaagttGAGAAACCCGGGATCGAACCCGATACTTAAAAATAGTACTGGTTGCAGCCTTGCTTCGCCATCATCagtaagaggttagagcaaggaaacaagactggttgacccggtgccagtataatgtggtTGGGTaagatgtcatatctggtgtctttggcatgatatttcagtgacggTAGCACTTCCAGAAGAAGGCACAAACTATTTACACACAAATAATGACTTCTTGACATTatgttactgaaaaattgttgaagtacgaggtaaaaccccatgcatatatacatacagccaTGTTGCCAAAGCGGTCATACCCATAAAACTTTGTTTAGGGCCTTAATCGTCCAGTGGTTAGCCTGCTAGGACATCACAGTGATTCACGTGCatctcaccaaggcggtcgctgtgaattcgtGGGTTTTCCATGGAATCTGCTCGACTTCCTCTCACGGGCTGTTGAGTACggaacaaaacaccaatcaaataaataaataaataaataaataaatagatcaaccAGACGGTTGtcatattaataaaatattcttgagagctGGGTTCCATACGAATTACGCTGATAAAGGATAATGATTAATTATACGGCCGCATGCGTCAATATGACAACACTATCATCCTTGTTTGGAATGGAAGGTCTGAAGTCAATGCTCTGTGCCGTTGGTTTGGTAACTAAAATGCTGGATGGCACAAAGCCGTGACAAACGTCTTGATAAGTTCACATGTACCTGGAGAAACCTAACCACAAAAGCCACTTAAACAATGTACGTCAGCATCTGTAACATGTCTCCTAATGTCCCCTGTTCATCGTTTATGCTGGCTAAAGTCGGCTTATCTCACTAGACATTAACTCGTCCCTTGATAAGCCTGCGTCGCCCACACGCGCTTTACCCCAGATAAAAGTCACCCATATACTTACAGTATACCAGGATCCTGAGTATTGGATGATCTGACACAATGTAACCTGTGTGGGTGAAGCTCTTCCATTGTTGCGTATGTGGGTCGTGTTCGAAGGGTTACCGAACTCAGCTGGAACGAACCGGTAACTCTGAAGTGCCGGGGTGACTTTGAGCACTCTCCATTACGCATGGTGACTATCGACCTGGGACAAGATGGCAGTATTTGTCAGGTTGATCGccttttttccttttaaatTAAAAGTGTGTTCAAAGACACGTTACGTAATAAATGTAATCCCATGCATGATTGTCCCATATCATACTTGTATTTAAGACACAGAAGTGCTGATTGTCCTGTATTAGACTTGTATACAAGTGACATAAGCGCTGATTGTTCTGTATTACACTCGTATAGAAGAGACACATTCATATACAAGAATACAGGTGAAGTTTGTCATATAGATGTATTACAAGAGACAAACACGAGATATAAGAGACATAAGTGTTAACTGTCCTATATTACCTAAATAGAAGACACACAAAATGCGTTTTGTCATGTTACTTTTTAGCACAAGGCCCCAAGAATAGTGAGAGCGGAGAGGGGGTCGGGAGGTCGGTGGAGCATTGGAGGGTGTACGCTAAATCTTCCTTGTCCAAGGACGGGATTGAACCTGCCACGAGTTTGTCaataaaattgaagaaaagCATCTTAACCACTAGACAAAGGTCCACTCCCTACCGTACGTTATTACAGGGTTTGCATGATCTGATACAACGCGTGTATAAGAAGACGGGAAATGTACCGTTATGCTGCCATATGTTATACTAAATCCTCAATTGTTTGTAGGTTAAGAGATGCTTTCTACCTGTATGTAGCGGTATCTTCTATggcgagtggttagcgtgctagccctGCATAATGACATGTAGCAGCCTCTTaacactgcggtcgctgtgagttcaattccagctgaTGCTGGGGCTTCCTCTATAGGCCCACACGCTAGGCGGCCTGTCAGCAAAAATGCATTCATCTCGCCATAAAGCTGaccataaattaaatattcttcagtatggcgtagaacgccattcaaataaataaattaatagtgATTCAGACATATAGTATGCTGATACGCCGCCTGTGTAATAAGAGATGCTTTGTTCTGTGAATAATTAAATTTCCTTTGTGTTCAAGCTACAACAGGCTTTCTCACTGGTAAATTTTTTGCGTTCATACCTCGATGAACCTAACAAAATATTTACGTTCCGCcccttaaaaataaatatgaccaTGCCCGCTTAAAACATGCATTTCCCTTCTGTCGTACAgggattttcaacacaaaagtAAGTTTCACACCAGCCACAATCTTCACCCAACACAAATATTTGGGCAAATAAATTGACGACCATAAGTGGAAAACTCTTGGAATAtccaaaatattgaaacaaacaaatacttattccaaatcagatttcctttattttttaatttacaacGGAGCTCCGAACGCGAAGGGAAAGACGTAAGATTACGAGCCAAATTCCACCGCTTCAGTTCAACGCTTGTACATCAAGTAATCCGctcaaaatttttcatttttatttaatttaagcGTAAGGATTTACTGTAACTTTTTTCAATTCATTGAGGTATGGACAAGAAAACTGCCGTACTTAGCGgattcatacagtttgcacagAGGCTGTTTGTTCATACCCCAGTGAACTGATAAAGAGGTTACAGTCGATCCTTAGATAAattataaaacacataaaattgccgcctgcattttaacatgggtaTTCTACTAATATACCTCATAAATGTTAACGGAATTCGGCAGACCTCGTATCAACGACATTAAAATTGGTACTTGcattgctgcctcgcttggcgctcagcactgagaggttagaggaaggaaacatgactggttggcccggtgtcagtataatgtgactgggtggggtgtcatgtctggtgttttaggcatgatacttcagtcgcGGCAGCATTTTGACGCAATGGACTCGCCaggccataagaagacacagaatattTACACATACCTGATGACTCCTACGTCGTATTTTTTCAATTACGACgcaaaaccccatgcatacatatatacacagatatatgTTACTACAAATAGTGCAACCCCTTGTCTGTTAATACAGGTGTTATACATAAGATGTGTAGGCCTATCAGTGTTGTTTGGTTTACATACACAGGCAGTAACGGTATATATTTACCTTGATAATGCGGAGAAAATTACTGTTGATTATCGACCTCTTTGTCGATCACAGGTAGCTTTTGTTGTGGTATATGTGCAAAAGCGACCTCTCGCGTGGTGTATTGAGGGTAGCGGGCACCTGTGGCCCGGAAATGTGGTCAGCCCGCTTCACTCAGCTGTACATCATTGATTAATTGTGCTTGTCAGTGTATTGGGGTTCCAGTGCGCAGTCAAATACTGGTCATGGTTCATCATGAATTTACACATACCAATAGTGATATGTGTATGACATTCGCTTCAGCTAATATTTAACGTGACGTCCATGATAAAATTAAGTGACTTACGTGAAGCGACCATCTATTGCATTGAACAAATGCCTTTTCTTTGTAAACAGTAAACGTCATGTTTAAGTCAAATAATATAAACAGAACACAGTAAGAAAGTATTTACTgtcgaaaaaagaaaaagaacagaaaacaaTTATTCTGCAGGGGAAATTATTTTCATCCGGCGTAGCCAATCAATGAAAgccataaatgtttatttttggctACTTAAGTCGGAGGAAATTCCCCCATATTGACGGAATTTATTACAAAAGCAGAAGTATCTCGGGGTAGGGCCCAAAAACTAAATTTCTCTAGACGTACAGTAGCCAATGAAAACTATTATTTCAAAGATCACCATTTTGATTGCTTGACTATGCCGGGGGAAATAATTTATTACGGGGCAAACACAAGAAAGAATTAAACAAAACTTCAGATGTCCTGCAGGTAAGACAGAGTTAGGCCTGTACAGAAAGAAAGTTCTTGTTTGAAAATTTGGGTCATTTAAGAATCtgaaatcacattaaaatgatttaaaaaccACCAGTGTGTGACCCAGAATAAACAGGTGTCAGTTAATCCAGCCCTGTAGTCAGATATTTACATAAAGTTGTTCACGacaatttgtttatatttgtttatttattttattctttttttacgccgtactcaagaatatttcacttatacgacggcggccagtattatggtgggtggaaacggggaacaggcaggggaaaacccacgacgatccgcaggtcgctgacagaccttcccacgtacggtccgagaggaagccaatttgtttattttcatttattttatttgattggtgttttacgtcgtactcaagtataaatttgtttatacactgtatgtacaaacGCGTAGGCATGCTGGATGCTATGGTCGATTGTCCTCTGTgtcttcatgtatatatgtgtatcttGAAAAAGGTGTGATACAGTGTGCATGACAGGAGTGAAGTCACCATCGCCTTACCAGCGGACAATGGACAACCATGTGGCCGCAAACAGCAAATAACGTAGGTTTAACATATTTTAGGCTGGAGGAAAGTGCATGCAGCTGTCACCTAACTTTATCGACAAATCCCCTTGTGACACCGCAGATCACTGTAActgtgaaaacatttcagtggCGTGCATTGTGAACCGAGTAGTTATGACGGCGAGGGAAAAGTCGCACAGTTAAAAACCATGTACTTTGTGGTTTCTTCCAAGTACTTTCATGGGTATGTGTTGTCACATGGGGAGGGAGAAACATGGGGCTCTCATCGTTGTCGCCTCCGTCGTCGCCTACATTCCTGTGGCAGGCATCATCAACAGTTTTGGTGTGTTTGTGGAGAAACTAAACGTAGAGTTCTGTCCGTTTGACTGCCCTACAGCTTTTAGGTAAGAGACGATGTTCTGTATAAGGTAGGGAATATCTCATGAGAGAAACCGAACAACCCTCAGGGGCACTAGTTCGTATTAAGATATGTATGGCCGAAATCCTAGAATCGACTTTAAAACTTTATAATCATGTACTGCTTAACACTCATAGTTGTACGGGGTGATACCTTggcttcattattatttttataattttttataattatggTTGTTTTATGTCCCGAGGGGGTCCATACCCTTTGTCAGATTCTGATCATTTTCGTTCATAGCATCCAACACTTAATGCAAAAAGGAATTTGTGGAATCGTCTCAAAGTGTtggaaaaaaactaaaataaattagtaggtgaaatatggtgaaatattttaaatgctaAGGAATCTGACTATTAGGTAAGATTTAAGTTATCTTACCCTGCCTGTCACAATCGATGATATCACAGACATCTAATTATACTGACTGTACATATACAGCGTGTTCATCTACTGATTGTACAAGTGCCTTGTCTCCACATCATCACCGAGTTACAATTTCTTTAAAGATATGGTATTGGAATTAAAGTGTACTCTGTTTGAAAAACACTATAAAATAACGTAGCTTATTccatcaaatatatgtatgaatatgaAGCCCGATTTAgtctttattttatcttttgttcAATAACTAGTTCTATACATAGCTATGTAAAtaacatataaatatcattAATGTTACCACTTTTAATTTACACAAATGACtctttcaacagattttcaaatgGTATAACTTTACGATAAGATATGTAAACGTGTGACTGTGTAAAACAGGTACAGCGTCTGTCTCCCTGACTAGGACAGCTTTTGTATCTACTAGATAAAGGTAAACGTCTCAATAGTTACGTCCCTTTGTACCAGGATGAGaacattttactgaaaatacaATGAAGTCGTCACCAAAAAGTCAGGGAATGATCCACGCTGAAATTCCTGTCGTAAATCACATACCGGAATGTCTTCTTAATCCACTCATTTTCATCTACTTATGTACTACCGGACTGGTCTTGCAGTGTAATGTTTTCGAAGTTGAATTATTCTGGTTCAGAACATACATTTGCTCCCAAGTAGTGACTTGCAGAGATAATGCTTTATCTTTTGAAAAACGGATTTTTAAGGTGCCGTTGTTCTttatatatctttttatttatatgattggagttTGGCGCTATATTAAGGATATTGCAGCTATATGTCAACGGCTTTTAGGCGTTAGGGAGGAAATAGGAGTGCCCGGAGCAATCAATCAGCTTCCGATAACCATTCCACCAGCGACGCACAGGGAATTCTTCTATTGTTAGAAGGAAAGTGGTCTCCggttaaatttatataaattaatgtaaacacacaaaaaagacatCCTACCAAGACATTTTGGTCCCAGACTGGGATTGAAGCAACACCTCAAGTATCAACTCAGCCAATACCCGTCCTCCATGTAAACTGTATGTAACCCTGttctgtaagtcgtctcattcTTACAGGATGGATCGGTGCCTTAACATTCGGTCTGAACAGGGCTTTTTGTTGGTTGGTTATGGAACTGCAGACGATGGTCTCCCCTTTTCTACTGTTTCTAAGTGGAATATTAATGTGCACCTTAAGCCTCCTTCTGACCTCAATGACGGAGCGGTTAGCCTGGCTATTCCTGTTTTACTGTGTCATCTATGGATTCGGCTCCAGCCTCGTTATGAACACTCCGTACTCTCTGATTGAGGAAGTCTTTCCGATAACCCACAAACATCACGTGACTGCAACCAGTATCATGAATGTTGGGGCTCCGCTAGGTAAATATAAAACTCAGTCGGTATTCCAATGAGTTTGAACCGGACcttatacaaaaatatatacagtgcTAAGCGAAGTGAATGATAgaaattataacatttttttctatttttggaaATATTGAAAGCGGTAAGATTTGAATGTGTATATTCtccaaatcatttttttttacatttatatataatgacTAAATAATAAAGATTGAATGATCACTTATTCATTCTTTGGGTGTAGATACAGTttcctgtacatatatgtatatatacaaacggTTACCTGTTGCCTTGACCAATAACCCCTGATTGATATTGTTCCACCCTGTAGGTATGTTGCTGGTCAATCCTCTAGTGGCCTACCTGGATAATATAGAGGGCCACACCTGGAGAGATACCATACGCATCTTCTCATTGGTTGTTCTCATTACGGGTTTTGTTTGTTCTCTGCCAATGACACGACGGGGACTGACTATTTTCGGTACTAGCGTGAATCCGAAGGAGGGTTATGAGGATCTGGATAAACAGTGTAGTGACGTGACGGGAGAGGATCAATCCGACATCCAGGGGGATGAAAAACCCAAGATCAGGAGAAAAGAGCCACCGGCAAGACAAAACTCACTTGTCCTACTCTTTGAAAACCAGACCGCGGGGATTTTACTGGGCTGGACGTCCGGCATGTTCCTGTTGTCCGTGGCTATCTTCATACCCAAAGTGCATTTTGTAAGTGAACGTTCTTCATGTTGTGAAACCTGTTCATCGTAACAGATATTTACCTACCAATTGTCAGTAATGGTCATCCCAGGTCATtaattgtaacagtatttttCAAAACCAAGTTCAACACAATCCACAAAAATAAGAAAGTTCGGGCGGAGTGGAAGAAGAATTCTACAGCTTAACGTGCAAGGAATGTTATAGACGCGGGAGCCTCCGTTGCCTCGGGGGTTAGCActccagcgcggcacaatgacccaagatcctctcaccaatgcagtcgctgtgagttcaaatccagttcatgctggcttcttctctggccgaacgtgggaaggtttgccaacaatcttcgaatggtcgttggttttctcCACGCCCTGCTcggtcctcccaccataatattggccgtcgtcgtgaaaagtgaaatattcttgagtacggtgtaaaacaccaaataaataaataaattataggcGAGTACATTTAATCAGCGTTTAATTCGTGCACCATAATAAGTTGTCAATCAAAAATATGTAACGTAACTGCCTTGTGACTGCAAGTGTTTATGCGTCGAATGTGGATAATGTATATAGCCCCTAGCCCAGGGTTAAGATAGAATTATGAAACCGTGCACCTGACATTCTGGACACTTCTGGGTAACAAGATAATTATAgtaattttaaaacttaagaaacctGAAGTGAGTTGTTTGATAGAATGTCCTTGATACAGTAGCTTTGGTTGCAGTAAcgtggtaaattaaaatcaccaTACAACATACAGaatgtaacaaatgctacaggGAGAGATATTCAAGACACTTCGCCATACTGATATCCAACAAAAGGAAATTGAAACTCTCACTTGTTACAAAAGAGCCATGACAAGAAACCGTTGTATATATGACCTGTCTTATAGCTACAGGTAACATCTGCACACTGTGCAATTTCTTTTTAATCCAACGAAAGTAGATATATTCCTTTCAAAGGGGTGATTTGCAATAAGGATTTCGTGTAAATTGTGTGCTAGAACCATGTTGAAATTGCGCTATTTCGTGGGAAACAACACGATTGAACTATGTAAATAACAGTACATAaccggagcctctcaccaaatttcatgtccagctcagtctggcttcctctccggccgaacgtgggaagctctggtagcaacctgcggatggtcacggATCGTCACAATATGATGTGATGAGTGGCATCCTGATGTGATGATCATTCAGTTATGTTATGTGTGACATCATCATGTCATATGTGACATCACGCTGTTATATGTGGTATATTGTATAGTGATGTGATATGGTTTGTGGCAATGGGATCTTGGTGTTATGCGCTGGACCATGATGGGAAGTGCGGCATCGTGATGTCGTGTGTGAAATCATGATGTTATGTGTTTGCATCCGGCTGTTTATAACAGATTTAATGTATCACCATTTGGTGAAAATTCTAGGGTTCTGATTTGTCAATCTGCCTTGGACACGCTAACGCATTCGCCGAACAGGCGAGGAATACAACCTCACACATTGGATATTATTTGTGTGTGAACGACGGACTTACCCACCAACCGATATCAATGCTCGTTGACAATGTACTAGTCCTTaatttttcttgccttcattttcagaaGAGTTCTAATGATTCTGCAGCTAACAACCACAGCATCTGGAAAAAACTTCTCGTAGAATCTTTTGGAGACAATTAAATGCAAATCCTTGCAAAATGAATAGAAAATGACTAACTAGTAGTTCACccaagacaaatattttttctcatctCTCAGGTCAGGCCTCGGGTACTTCTTTTCGTCGTGACCACGTGGTCTGTCTAGCCGAGAATAGCCAATAGTGCACCTAAGAAAATATTGATCTTTTCATCGAAATATCAGGCTGAATGTGTACGATGTGATATGATGTATGTCTGTCATCGTGACATCATATCTGACTTCGTAATGTGATATGATGTGTGCCATTGTGATGTGATCGGACGGAATGGTGTGTGCATGTAGCGTCGTGATGTTATTTGATGTGTGACATGgtaatgtgatgtgatgtgtgcCATCTTGTTGTGATCGGACAGAACGATATGTGCATGTAGCGTCGTGATGTTATTTGATGTGTGACATGgtaatgtgatgtgatgtgtgcCATCTTGTTGTGATTGGACAGAACGATATGTGCATGTAGCGTCGTGATGTTATTTGATGTGTGACATGgtaatgtgatgtgatgtgt encodes the following:
- the LOC135467219 gene encoding uncharacterized protein LOC135467219; amino-acid sequence: MELQTMVSPFLLFLSGILMCTLSLLLTSMTERLAWLFLFYCVIYGFGSSLVMNTPYSLIEEVFPITHKHHVTATSIMNVGAPLGMLLVNPLVAYLDNIEGHTWRDTIRIFSLVVLITGFVCSLPMTRRGLTIFGTSVNPKEGYEDLDKQCSDVTGEDQSDIQGDEKPKIRRKEPPARQNSLVLLFENQTAGILLGWTSGMFLLSVAIFIPKVHFIQYMHDLSIEPEVSCGLHVIRGSSGRQHLASSSPYSVTVLFNPSVHC